One segment of Cryptococcus neoformans var. grubii H99 chromosome 2, complete sequence DNA contains the following:
- a CDS encoding dynactin 6 has product MSRQTLTAHATSLVCADTDLRGPITIGPNVIIHPRATIYAAAGPIMLGEGCIVEEACIIVNRKKDTLRIGENNHFMVGCRIESPSIGNNNIFQPNSTASAGVIVTDNCIISAGTILLPSPTHTGEEPETLPPYTVIYGADSSRRTWDGSGQVAEMALRSKHAEYLREIIPKFNRLRPTA; this is encoded by the exons ATGTCTCGCCA AACCCTAACAGCGCACGCAACCTCCCTTGTCTGCGCAGACACTGACCTCCGCGGACCCATCACCATCGGGCCAAATGTCATTATCCATCCTCGCGCCACCATCTACGCTGCTGCCGGGCCAATAATGTTAGGGGAAGGGTGTATTGTGGAGGAGGCATGCATCATTGTGAACAG gaagaaggacacATTGAGGATAGGAGAGAATAACCACTTTATGGTCGGCTGCC GGATAGAGTCACCATCCATAGGTAACAACAATATCTTCCAGCCGAACAGTACGGCTTCTGCAGGTGTCATCGTGACGGACAACTGTATTATCA GCGCAGGCACTATCCTCTTACCGTCTCCTACCCATACCGGCGAAGAACCGGAAACGCTTCCTCCTTACACTGTCATATATGGTGCAGATTCTTCAAGACGGACATGGGACGGGAGCGGGCAGGTCGCTGAGATGGCTCTAAGGAGCAAACACGCAGAGTATTTGAGGGAGATAATACCAAA GTTCAATCGTTTACGCCCTACAGCATAG